CTTCGGGCCCGACATTTTCATGCATCTGCTTCAGATAGAGATTGTCGACCATGTCGTTCAGGGAGCTCTTTCCATTCAATGCGATCAGATGGTCTCGGATGTCATCCGGCAGGTCGGCAGATAAGGAAAAACAATTGTTCTTATCCTGACGCAGCCATCCGGCAGAGCGTCCCTTTTCAATCAGGTCAAAAAGCGGTCCTGGCAGAAGCGGCGCAAGCGCACCGGCTGTGTCTGCGGATACTGGTCCGCCAAAGGCCTCCAGGACGGCCAGAAACTGCCACTGATTATCGGTAAGTACCACGTTGGTGTTTTTCATAATCTATCCATTTATCGCATTGCCACCGCAGAGTCAACATGGTGATCGTATTGAGACACAGTTTGTTTTAATTAAGACTACCGGAGCGTGGAGCTATTTGAAAAGCTATTTAAACAATTGTAAACATTATAAAATAAATATTATCACACGATGGCATACCTCTTGCTGTTGATGCTATTACATCTGATTCTTTCAAAATCTCACCAGGTAATTTTTAAACGGACAACCTGAAAATGGCAGTTTTCAAAAACAGAGAGACCATGGAGATGGTGTACGAAGAAATCTGGGATCAGCTGATCCGCGAAACGGACATAGGCTTAAGAATGAAGAAAGCCGGCATTAACATCCTCTTCAGGTTTACCGATCCCGACATGGTGATGTACATCGATGAGAAAGGCGCTCTCTTTGGAGAAACGGCTGAAGCACAACGACCGGTCATTATGGAAAGCTTGAGCGGTGATACCGCCCACCGGTTCTGGCTGAACAAAATCGATATGACCAGGGCCCTGGCATCCCATCAGATTAAGGCCAAAGGCTCGGCCGTGAAAATGCTGCAGCTGTTGCCGCTGTTAAAGCCGGTAAAGGATATCTATCCGGTGTATTGCCGAAAATACAATCTACCCGTGGACTGACAGACGATTATTTTTTGTTAATCAATTGTTAAGGCCTCAAAACCGCTGGTGACAAATGGATGAGAAAAGCAGAAAATCCGCCAATACTTTCGAAAGCATCGCTAAATGGAGTGCTATTGGGGTGGTCCTGGCCATGGTTGCCTACCACGTAATCATCGTCTGGAAACCGTTGTTCGGATCCCAGATCAACCAGAACAACCACCTGGGTTTTTGTCTGGTACTGCTTTTTTTGCACTGGGCCATCATGGATACGCGCAAATGGTTGAAAATCATCTATCTGATATGCATCCCCTTAAGCTTGGGGCTGTTGACGTTCATGGCCATGGAAAACATGCGCCTGATGATGGAGGTAGGGTTTCCTGAAAACAAGGATATCGTTGTTGGTGTGCTGCTGATCATCCTGGTTTTGGCCGGCACCTGGAAGACCTTCGGTCCCATCTTCCCGGTCATGGTCATGGTGGCGCTGGCCTACACCTTCTGGGGCCATCTCATCCCCGGGGTGCTCAACCACCCCAAATTCGAGTTCGGCTACGTGGTGTCGAATTTGAGCACCGGATTTCAGGGCATCTACGGCATGCTCCTGGATGCCTCGGTCAACCTTTTATTTTTGCTGATCATCTTCGGGTCCATATTTGAAGCCACCGGTGTCACCGCCTTTTTTATGGAGTTGGGAAAATGGCTGGGCCGCAATCTGATCGGCGGAGCCGGGCAAACCGCCGTGTTTTCCTCTTCCTTCGTGGGAATGGTCAACGGTGCGGCAGCGGCCAATGTCGCCATCACCGGCGCCTATACGATACCGGTCATGAAAAAAGCCGGCTTCCGCAGCGAAACCGCGGCAGCCATCGAGGCCATGGCCTCCACCGGTGGGCAGCTGACCCCGCCGATCATGGGTATTGCCGTGTTTATCATGGCCAGTTTTATCGGGGTCAGCTACGGCGAGCTGATGTTCAAAGCGGTGCTGCCGGCGGTGTTCTATTATGCCCTGGCGGTTTTCGGGGTGATCATCATAGCCGCCCGCGAGAAAATACCCATGGGCACCGAGCAGATGGACAAACGCATCTTCCTGGCGGGTCTGCCGGTTTTTGTCGTTCCCATGGGCGTGTTGACCGCCATGCTGGTTTTGCACTTTTCCATCGGTTATTCGGCCCTTTTCGGAATCATTACCATTTTAGCCATATCCATGCTGCGCAGGATCACGCGGCCCGCCCTCAAGGTGCTGATACGCAACCTCGTGACCGGAGCGATCATGGCGGCCTCCATCGGCATCGCCTGCGGCTGCATCGGGATTTTCATCAAAAGCCTGACCCTGTCCGGTGCCATGACCAAACTGGCCCTGTTGGTCGGTGATATCAGCGGGGGACACCTTTTGCCGACCCTTTTTCTCACCATGATCCTGTCGATCGTGCTCAGCTCGTCCATGCCGACGGTCATCGCCTATATCGTGGTGGCTTTTGTGTCCGCACCGATACTAAAGGATTTGGGATTGCCTCAGCAGACGGCTCACTTTTTTG
This Deltaproteobacteria bacterium DNA region includes the following protein-coding sequences:
- a CDS encoding TRAP transporter fused permease subunit, which encodes MDEKSRKSANTFESIAKWSAIGVVLAMVAYHVIIVWKPLFGSQINQNNHLGFCLVLLFLHWAIMDTRKWLKIIYLICIPLSLGLLTFMAMENMRLMMEVGFPENKDIVVGVLLIILVLAGTWKTFGPIFPVMVMVALAYTFWGHLIPGVLNHPKFEFGYVVSNLSTGFQGIYGMLLDASVNLLFLLIIFGSIFEATGVTAFFMELGKWLGRNLIGGAGQTAVFSSSFVGMVNGAAAANVAITGAYTIPVMKKAGFRSETAAAIEAMASTGGQLTPPIMGIAVFIMASFIGVSYGELMFKAVLPAVFYYALAVFGVIIIAAREKIPMGTEQMDKRIFLAGLPVFVVPMGVLTAMLVLHFSIGYSALFGIITILAISMLRRITRPALKVLIRNLVTGAIMAASIGIACGCIGIFIKSLTLSGAMTKLALLVGDISGGHLLPTLFLTMILSIVLSSSMPTVIAYIVVAFVSAPILKDLGLPQQTAHFFVFYFAILAAVTPPIAGAAMVGSQIAGSRYMKVSWESFKLVGPFFILPYFTINNPIVFMEYQQPVQAIAVLITMVIALGAMMCLFQGYCFRSTGRAEKLFLITAAGCAVLFGLYHHPALFAGAALSAAAFLAFQRRKISGKILNAKPA